In one window of Pseudoalteromonas sp. N1230-9 DNA:
- a CDS encoding LacI family DNA-binding transcriptional regulator codes for MTKPKSWTLKSIAQELGVSNATVSNAFNRPDQLSKARREEILAACKKLGYFGPNKAAQSLRRGTFNIVALVLPDSVEYMVSDPVASSFMRGVSAVLEKNGINLLLFSGNSDNLNSVVDFVDGFICYGRPRNKQLVEQLKQVAKHVVTVDFNIGRDASVNVNNQQASFDIAKHALQKNDDRVAILGLRLLDNDVLCRVYEHHEFEAGQSIAHQRLRGYHQAISDAGVTLGDDRTWNIPESSERFASIAAKEALSSTPRPNVLLCMSDLIALAAMREALKMGLSIPEDVRIVGFDGIDEGQRFVPKLTTVHQNSEEKGRIAATLFLSKEQQTAEIDYQLQLGQSS; via the coding sequence ATGACAAAGCCAAAAAGCTGGACGCTGAAAAGTATTGCCCAAGAGTTAGGCGTTTCAAACGCCACCGTATCAAATGCGTTTAATCGTCCTGATCAATTATCGAAAGCACGCCGCGAAGAGATTTTGGCGGCCTGTAAAAAGCTCGGCTATTTTGGTCCTAACAAGGCGGCGCAATCATTACGCCGAGGCACCTTTAATATTGTTGCTTTAGTATTGCCAGACAGCGTTGAATATATGGTGTCAGATCCAGTTGCTAGCAGTTTTATGCGGGGTGTATCGGCGGTACTCGAAAAAAATGGTATTAACCTTTTATTATTTTCTGGTAACAGCGATAACCTTAATAGCGTGGTCGATTTTGTTGATGGCTTTATTTGTTATGGTCGCCCTCGTAACAAGCAACTTGTGGAACAATTAAAACAGGTCGCAAAACATGTGGTAACGGTTGATTTTAATATTGGTCGCGATGCCTCAGTAAACGTAAACAACCAACAAGCCAGTTTCGATATTGCCAAACATGCACTACAAAAAAATGATGATCGGGTTGCCATTTTAGGCCTGCGTTTACTCGATAACGACGTATTATGCCGAGTATACGAACATCATGAGTTTGAAGCGGGTCAGTCTATTGCTCATCAACGACTGCGCGGTTATCACCAAGCAATCAGCGATGCTGGTGTTACCCTTGGCGATGATAGAACATGGAATATTCCAGAAAGCAGCGAACGCTTTGCTAGCATTGCCGCTAAAGAGGCGCTTAGCAGCACACCAAGGCCAAACGTGTTGTTGTGCATGAGTGATTTAATCGCCCTTGCCGCCATGCGCGAAGCATTAAAAATGGGCTTATCTATTCCTGAAGATGTCAGGATTGTTGGCTTTGATGGCATCGATGAAGGCCAACGATTTGTGCCAAAACTCACCACTGTCCATCAAAATAGCGAAGAAAAAGGCCGCATTGCAGCGACCTTGTTTTTATCGAAAGAGCAGCAAACAGCCGAAATCGACTACCAACTGCAATTGGGTCAAAGTAGTTAA